The nucleotide window GCGGCGCGCGCCGCGGCGGAAGTCCGCAACGCGTCGCGCTTTGGCGTCGAGGTACCCGCGGGCGTTCGCGTGAATTTTCCGGCAGTGATGGAACGGATGCGCAAGCTGCGCGCGAAGCTCAGCCCGATCGACTCGGCGAATCGATTCCGCGGACTCGGCGTGGACGTTTTCATCGGCGACGGAAAATTCGGCGCGCCCGACTGCGTCGAGGTCGAGGGCAAGCAACTGCGTTTCAAAAAGGCGGTAATCGCCACCGGGGCGCGCGCGGCCTCGCTGCCGATTCGCGGCCTTGCGGAAACGGGTTATCTCACCAATGAGACGGTTTTTTCGCTGACCGAGTTGCCGCGGCGAATCGCGGTGATTGGCGCAGGGCCGATCGGATGCGAGCTTGCGCAAACTTTTCAGCGCCTCGGCGCGGCGGTGACGCTGCTCGAAGTCGCGCCGCAGATTCTGATTCGGGAAGATCGCGACGCCGCGAATCGGGTCGAACGCGCGATGACGCGGGACGGAGTAGCTATCGTAACCGGATGCAAAATAGTCAGTGTCGAGCGGCGCGGTACTGAGAAAGTCGTCTCGACCGAACGCGATGGCGCGCGTACGGAATACTCAGTCGATGAAATCTTGATCGGAGTGGGGCGGGTTCCCGCGGTCGAAGGCCTCAATCTCGAGGCGGCGATGATTCAATACGACGCGCAGAACGGTATCAAAGTCGATGACTACCTGCGCACGACGAATCCGCTGGTGTATGCGGCCGGCGACGTCGCTTCGCCTTACAAGTTTACTCATTTGTCGGACGCGCATGCGCGAATTGTACTACGCAATGCACTATTCTTCGGGCGGCAGCGCGTTAGTGCATTGACTATTCCATGGTGTACCTACACTGATCCGGAAATCGCGCATGTGGGATTGCATGAAGCCGAGGCGAAGAGTCGCGGAATCGCGATAACTACCTATAGCCAAGAATTGGCGGAAGTCGATCGCGCGGTGCTCGACGGCGAGACCGACGGATTCGTGAAAGTGCACGTGCGCGAGGGCAGCGACACGATCGTCGGCGCGACTATCGTCGCGAGCCACGCCGGCGAGATGATCTCGGAACTGACGACTGCGATCGCGGCGGGCGTCGGGCTCGGCAAGATCGCCGACGTGATTCATCCCTACCCGACGCAGGCCGACGCGATTCGGCGCGCCGGCGCTCTTTACAATCGGACGCGGCTCACGCCGTTCGTCGCGGGCCTGATGAAGCGATGGTTCGCGCTCACCCGATGAACGTTTTCATCGGGCAGGAATTATATTTCGATGCGGCTAGCGCAGCC belongs to Candidatus Binatus sp. and includes:
- a CDS encoding mercuric reductase; this translates as MPTHALAHAPLDEYNRALVENLHPAGWVNPAPAHRYNLVVIGAGTAGLVTAAGGAILGAKVALVERDYMGGDCLNFGCVPSKALIRAARAAAEVRNASRFGVEVPAGVRVNFPAVMERMRKLRAKLSPIDSANRFRGLGVDVFIGDGKFGAPDCVEVEGKQLRFKKAVIATGARAASLPIRGLAETGYLTNETVFSLTELPRRIAVIGAGPIGCELAQTFQRLGAAVTLLEVAPQILIREDRDAANRVERAMTRDGVAIVTGCKIVSVERRGTEKVVSTERDGARTEYSVDEILIGVGRVPAVEGLNLEAAMIQYDAQNGIKVDDYLRTTNPLVYAAGDVASPYKFTHLSDAHARIVLRNALFFGRQRVSALTIPWCTYTDPEIAHVGLHEAEAKSRGIAITTYSQELAEVDRAVLDGETDGFVKVHVREGSDTIVGATIVASHAGEMISELTTAIAAGVGLGKIADVIHPYPTQADAIRRAGALYNRTRLTPFVAGLMKRWFALTR